The following are encoded in a window of Gossypium raimondii isolate GPD5lz chromosome 13, ASM2569854v1, whole genome shotgun sequence genomic DNA:
- the LOC105782005 gene encoding protein GOLVEN 6 — protein sequence MELIVSITVLCFTFLAPQTPCTSLQIKQSSNEQAKGVHLSQYPTLPRKLRFTEEVVAFKGNEAHHSITNTKQKEHASGKAYQKEKGTVHASRGTRQEWMESGTDISQYFTMDYSHVRRRRPIHNKSLPVVP from the exons ATGGAGTTGATAGTGTCCATTACCGTGCTGTGCTTTACCTTCTTAGCACCGCAAACACCTTGTACTTCCCTGCAAATCAAGCAATCATCAAATGAACAAG CAAAAGGAGTTCATCTTTCTCAGTACCCAACATTGCCAAGGAAGCTCAGATTCACTGAGGAAGTTGTAGCA TTTAAGGGAAATGAAGCTCATCATTCAATTACAAACACCAAGCAGAAGGAACATGCTTCAG GCAAGGCATACCAGAAAGAGAAAGGCACAGTGCATGCAAGTCGAGGCACAAGGCAAGAATGGATGGAGTCTGGGACTGACATTTCGCAATATTTTACTATGGATTATTCGCACGTAAGAAGACGACGCCCCATACATAACAAGTCATTGCCGGTTGTTCCTTGA